ACAAGCACTTCATCAATGGCATCGTCCAACCCCTGTGTATTAATAGAAATATTTTTTGTTGTTCTTTTTTGATTAACTGTTAGAAAACTACTTTCAAATGCAGACTGCTGCGCAAAGCGGGGTGAAAGTTCAGGAAAACGCTGAGCATCCGAATTGATTTTTCGTGAAAATATTTTATATTTTTTATTAGCGCTTGTAAATAACTGTGTTGATTGATTTATGTTTTCTGATTTGCCCAGCATTAAATATCCATCATTGTTTAAAGAATAATGAAAAGTTCTTAATGCTTTTTTTTGTGCCCCGATATCAAAATAAATAAGAAGGTTGCAGCAACTGATAAAATCCAAACGCGAAAAAGGGGGATCATTTAATAAATTATGCTGTGCAAATACACACATATCGCGTACAGCTTTATTCACGCGAAAATGACCTTCTGCCTTTGTAAAGAAACGCTGGATGCGTTTTGGAGAAACGGTTTCCAATTCCTGTTTGGTGTAAACGCCGCCACGAGCCTTTCGTATTGCCTGTTCACTGAGGTCGGTTGCAAAAATCTGGATGGGTATGTCAGAGCCCTGACTCTCCTTAATCTCCAGAAACATCATGGCAATGGAATAGGATTCCTCACCGGTTGCACACGCCGGGACCCAAACACGAAGCGACTCTCCTGCCGCCTTCCTTTTCAGCAATTTTGGAAAAAGAGTTATTTTTAAATATTTATGTACATCGGTGTCCCGGAAAAAACTGGTAACATTAATCAAAAGATCCTGGTAAAGAATATCTATTTCCTCGTTTTTCTGTGTAAGAAGTTTCGAATAGTCTTTAAGGGTAGATATTTTATACAGCAACATTCTGCGAATGATGCGTCTCTTAATAGTGTTCATTTTATATGCACTAAAATCAACACCAGTAGTTTTAAATAATTGGCTGAGAATAATTTTTAAATCCGGATTGCTGTTTTCAATTAAATCTTCACTATTCGCTTTTGAATTTTTGACCTTTACAAATGGATGGTTGCTCAGACGTGCCAATTCGAGTGCAATTTCTTTAGGTGATAAAACAAAGTCAATCGCACCAGCGGCAATTGCAGAGTGCGGCATGCTGGTGAATTTGGCAGTATCGTCCTGGGCAAAAGTTAATCCGCCCTCATGCTTAATGTCTTTTATACCGACGGTACCATCACTTGCACTGCCTGAAAGAACGATGCCAATAACTCTTTCCTTTTGTGCATGTGCAAGAGAGGAGAAGAGAATATCAATTGACACTGCTGTGCTGCTTTCTGAGCGCTGAATTAATTTTATGTGGCCATCAGTTACTTCAATACCCTTGTTATACGGAATGACAAAAACATTGTCGGGCTTAATTTTATCCATGTCGTCAATTTCCTGCACTTTCATTTTTGTCTTCTTTGATAAAATTTCAGTCAACATGCTCTTGTGGTCCGGACTGAGGTGTTGGACATAAATGAAAGCCATCCCTGTATCAGGTGGCAGGTATTTTAATAACTCCATCATAGCTTCCAACCCACCTGCGGATGCGCCAATGGCAACTACAGGAAACTGGTTTCCGGAGACAGAAGTTGACTTGGGTATTGGGGTTTTTGAATTGTTCTTTTTCATTGTCATTCGGGTAATATCATGATTTTAGAAATTGAACATATTCTCGGTTGATTTACTAAGCCTCGAATTAACTTCCGGCGGAATCAGGAATTATAATGGTATCCCCTGTAATCATGAAATTTTCTTTGAGTGGTAAGGGATTACTTTTCTGTGTTATAAGAGTAAGAGCTTCATATATAACTTTTTTCAATTGCAAAAAGTCAACTGGCTTGCAGATGTAATAGTGCGCTGCATCCCTAAAAACCCTCTTAACCGATTCCAACTCAGCGGTAGTAGAAAATATAATAACCGGCAGATCCTGCAGAAAGGTACTGCGCTTTATTTCTCCTAAAGAGGCAAAACCATCTTTTCGAGGCATATTAAGGTCTAAAAACAGAACATCTGGCAGCTTTTTTCCTTTTTTTGTAATTTCTTCCATTAACTGCTCACCATTATACACGGTGGTAAGATGCGCGGATACCGGCAACTCCTCCAATGCTTCTTTGAAAAGAAGACAATCAGCTAGCTCGTCATCGGCAAGAAGTATTTCAATGTGTTGTGAAATCATTCTGTGAAGTTAAGAATTTTTATCATGCAATTGAAATTAATATAGAAATTATGTTAAGCGATGCGATTATGCGAAGAACACAAGAATAGGAAGAAAATCGAATGCAATGGCATGTGACCTTGCTACTCCTTAGTTTTGCCACCAATAGCATTTTTACCAATTTGAAATTAGTTTCCATTCCCACTTAATTTCTAAAATGGAGATGTCTTCAACTATAAAATACAATGTGTAGTTGACTTTTAAAAATTACGAACTACCTTCCGAAAAATGTTGGTCCGAACCTTCTGCCTTGCCACTTCTAAAATTCATCCTTGTTGTGTTCAAGGCTAACAACTTCCCTAATGACCTAAGCTTTCCTTTATCTCTGTCCAAAACATTTCTTTTCCCCTCCAGTAGAATAACCGAATTGTCCTTGTCAAATTTGCTTATAAATTCCTTTAATGTCATGGTCTTTTCTTTTACAAATATATGATACTTTGCAGAAAGTTGATGGATTAACTGTTTAGCACAAATGTTGATGCGGAGTACAAAACTTTAAACCCACCACAAATAAGGATGTGTAGTAAATTTTTTATATAAGTACTTCAACACTAATTTCTTAATCATGCTGTTGTACGCTGACCATTGATCTTTGTGAGTAAGAAATGTAGTTGTTTCTAAGTTATAATATTTTCTGTGATAAAATCAAGTTCTGTTGAGGAAATAATAGCTTCTATTAAGTATTGTACAAAAGTCCCCCATAATAAATAGGGTATATATATATATGCAGCCATGGGTTTGATTTTGTAGAACAAAAAAAGAATACAAACAATGCATATCCATAAAACAAAAATTTCAATCAAAGTAAAGCTAATCGAAGTATAGTAGAAAAAAACTTCAACAATAGTTATTTGCTATCTGTAACAAAAAGATAAAATTTGCTAAGTTGCTTTCTTTAGTTTCACTTTGTTTCCAAATAAGAAATAAATAAATCCCCATAAGTAGCGATATAGTTGTCCAAACTGGCCAAACAACCAATTAGGTGGATTGAAGGATGGCCTGTTCAACGTTTCAAACCATTCAGGAATGCTTTTGCCTTAAATAAACCTACCATACCCACCTAACTTAAAGCAAATTCAAGTGATGCGCTTAGCCAAAATAGTTGGGGTTACTTTCAAAAAAAATCCTTTAAGAATTAATTTGGCTTTGAATTATTTTTAAAAGTATAAGAAATGCCAACAGAAGCGTAATGAAACAATGCAAAATTATAGACTCTATCATTATCCGCACCTCCTTCAAGAATACGGTATCCTGCACGAATACTAAAATTCTTGGAGAAATTATATGTTGCAGCAATCAGAACATCTTCGGCTCTTCCTTGCGGTGCCGCCAGCGCATCGCCATCCAAAAGAAGTCCAAATTTCTCACCAATCTTCCACAGAAGCCTGAAATTAATAATTGGTACAAATCCTACATTCGCTTTCTCCGAATACAAATTTGGCGATGAAAGACTAATTTTAGCATCC
This region of Candidatus Vicinibacter affinis genomic DNA includes:
- a CDS encoding tryptophan-rich sensory protein, translated to MIEIFVLWICIVCILFLFYKIKPMAAYIYIPYLLWGTFVQYLIEAIISSTELDFITENIIT
- a CDS encoding response regulator, which codes for MISQHIEILLADDELADCLLFKEALEELPVSAHLTTVYNGEQLMEEITKKGKKLPDVLFLDLNMPRKDGFASLGEIKRSTFLQDLPVIIFSTTAELESVKRVFRDAAHYYICKPVDFLQLKKVIYEALTLITQKSNPLPLKENFMITGDTIIIPDSAGS